The Iamia sp. SCSIO 61187 genomic sequence TCGGCCGTGGGGTCGAAGCTGGCGACGGAGTGGGGGAAGGTGGCGGCGGCGTCGGGCATGGGGCGCACCCTGCCCACCGGCGCCCCGAGCGAACTTCGTGACCCGGTGCCGTCGCGGAGACCCCGGGAGACGGGACCGGGCGCCCGGGGGCCGGTGCCCCTAGCGTGCGCGTCGTGCCCCCTCCTCGCCGCCCGGCCCTGCGCTGATGGGCGCCGTGGTGGCGGCGGCCGCCGGCGGGGTCGTCGCCCTGATGCTGGTGACGTGGACCATCAGCGTGGTGCGACGCGACGCCAGCCTCGTCGACATCGTCTGGGGCCTCGGCTTCGTGGTCGTCGCCACGGCGTCGTTCCTGGTGGGTGACGGCTCCTCGGCCCGGCGGACGCTGCTCCTCGTGCTGGTCGGGATCTGGGGCCTGCGGCTCGCCGGCTACCTCGCCTGGCGGAACCTGGGCCACGGCGAGGACCGGCGGTACCAGAAGATGCGCCGGCACTACGGCGAGTGGTTCTGGCTGATCAGCCTGGTCACCGTCTTCGCCCTCCAGGGCGTGCTGATGCTCGTCGTGTCGCTGCCGGTGTGGCTGTCGGCGACCGCCGAGCGCCCCGACGGCCTCGGGCCGTTGGCCGTCCTGGGCGTCCTGCTGTGGCTCGTCGGGTTCGTGTTCGAGGCGGGCGGTGACCTCCAGCTGGCCCGGTTCAAGGCCGACCCGGCCAACGAGGGCAAGGTCATGGACCGCGGGTTCTGGCGCTACACCCGTCACCCCAACTACTTCGGCGACTTCTGCATCTGGTGGGGCATCTGGCTGGTCGCGGCCGAGACGGGGCCGGGCCGGTGGGGCGTCCTCGGACCCATCGTCATGACGGTGTTCCTCCTGCGGGTCTCGGGCGTCGCCATGCTCGAGCGCGACATCGGGACGCGCCGGCCGAAGTACGCCGACTACATCGAGCGCACCAGCGCCTTCTTCCCCCGACCGCCCAAGGGCTGACCGCACCCGGGAGTTGGTGGGGGGGCGCGAGGGCGGCCAGCATCGGCCGGTGCTGCCGCTGGTCTTCATCGACGTCGACGGGAC encodes the following:
- a CDS encoding DUF1295 domain-containing protein is translated as MGAVVAAAAGGVVALMLVTWTISVVRRDASLVDIVWGLGFVVVATASFLVGDGSSARRTLLLVLVGIWGLRLAGYLAWRNLGHGEDRRYQKMRRHYGEWFWLISLVTVFALQGVLMLVVSLPVWLSATAERPDGLGPLAVLGVLLWLVGFVFEAGGDLQLARFKADPANEGKVMDRGFWRYTRHPNYFGDFCIWWGIWLVAAETGPGRWGVLGPIVMTVFLLRVSGVAMLERDIGTRRPKYADYIERTSAFFPRPPKG